In Roseibium algicola, the DNA window CCATGAAGACGTCGCAGCCAACCTGGAACACACGCTCGGATATCAATTCCCTGCCTTCGGAAAGGCTGACTGGCTCAAGCTGGCCGGCCAGCTTTCGAGCGAGCAGGACGGACATGTGATGATGGACTACGACCCCGCCCTCGCCCATCAATTGGCAAGTCTCGATGATGCCACGCCCACACCCGACCTCTGGCCTCTTTACGAAAAGCTGACCGACAGACCGGTTCTGGTGCTTCGCGGCGAACATTCGGATCTGCTGAGCCCGGAAACATGTCAGCGGATGACGGACAACCACCCGAACGCCACAGCAAAAACCATTCCCGGCCAAGGGCATGCCCCTGTCCTGTGGGATGGTGAGACGCACAAGACGATTTCGGATTTTCTGAAAAGCGTTTGAATCTGGCGGCCACCTGGCCTTGTTCCGCTTAGCTCTTCTGAGCTTCTGAGCTGCTGAGCTGCTGAGCTGCTGAGCTGCTGAGCTGCTGAGCTGCTGAGCTGATGCGACACTCTGTACGTCGCATTTTACAGTTCTTTTTGCCAGACAAGACAAAAGAAAACCCGGCGTTTCCGCCGGGTTTCCCATCAAACCTCGAGTGAGGATTGATTAGAAGGTGCGCTGCATACGAACACCGAAGAGGAGTTCGTCAACGTCAGATGCGTTGTCCGGGTCGGTGTTGGCGTAACCAACGTCAGCACCCATTACGAAGCCAGAGACCGGCTCCCACTGTACGGAACCGTCGATTGCCCAACGGGACAGGTCGGTTGCGCCGTTCGGCTGATCGATGTCCATGTAAGAACCGTCGAGAGCAAGACCGATCGTGGAAGTTGCCTGGATGTAAGCACCAGCCGACAGGGAGTAGCCGGTGGAGGTGCCGCTGGTCGGGCCGTAATCGGAGACTGCTACGCCGCCAACGGTGCTGCCTGCGCCGATGTAGGACAGAGCGCCGTCTGCGTAGAAGCCCTGGAAGAAGATGTTGGAGCCCGGGGAAGCCATCGGGATGTTGACAGCAACACCACCGCCGATTGCCCAACCGAAGGAATCGTCAGCACCGTTGTTGGTTGCGCCGGTCTGGTGTGCGTTTGCACGATCCGGGTAAACCTGGTGCAGAGCACCGGACAGCTGTGCAGAACCCCAGCCCTGGGAAACGCCGAGAGCAGCGACCAGGTCCGGTGCACGAGTGCCGCCGTAGGTGCCAACTTCACGATGCGAACGATCTTCCAGAGCGATCGTAGCGGAGAAGCCGTTGCCGAAAGCTGCGGTGTAAGCGATCTGGTTGACCGTCTGGTCGGACCAGTTACGGCTAACAACACCCATGAAGGTCTGACCGGTGAAGATGTCGAAGTTCGAGGTCAGAAGACCTGCGGTCAGGCCGCCCCACTGGATGTAGGCGTTATCGAGGCTGGCAGAGTTAACTGCGTTCGTAACGGTCGAGTACATGGAGACGTATGCACGCAGGGTACCGAATTCGGTTGCAGTGCGAGCGTCCAGGTACAGGTAGCCGCGAGACAGCCAGGAGTAGCCGTCAGAATCACGGTTGCCCCAAGCGCCGTTGTCCAGCGTGTTGTTGACGATTACCTGGGTACGAACACGGCCGCCAACGCGGAGGCAGGTTTCGGTGCCCGGGATGTAGTAGAAGCGTGCGCCGTAAGCGTCACAGACGCGAACGTAATCAACCGGCTCCGGAGCAACCGGAAGATCGGCTGCCTGTGCGGTGGTGGCAGCAGCAGCAGCTGCAGCGCCGAGCATCAAGCTCTTGAGTTTCATATCTGACCTCCAATCAGTCATTTCAATTGGCACCAAAGAAAAGCGCCATTGTCCCCGCGAATTGTTTCTGAGTTTGCCACCGACCGGAGGTTGGACGTCCGAGGCAGACAAATCAGTGCGGCTCGAAGCCGCTCGCAAGGATGACCATACGCATCCAATTTCCCGGTTCAATACAGAATACGGTTTGCACCTACCGCAGCGGCTGTTTTCAAAAACCGGTGTTGCGCGAATGTCACAAAATCAGATCGGAAATTTAGAAACTGTTAGGAAACTCGGCAAAATCGCCGGTTTGACCGGTACTTGACCGGGAGGCTAGAGGCCTCGCCCCATGCGGATTCTCGGGGAATCAAAATGGGGACGGCCCGGCAGATTGAAGCCTGCCGGGCCGCGTGACTGACTGGAGTTCAGAGGATCACAGCCAGAAATCTAATCAGATGATTAGAAAGTGCGCTGCATACGAACACCGAAGAGGAGTTCGTCAACGTCAGATGCGTTGTCCGGGTCGGTGTTGGCGTAACCAACGTCAGCACCCATTACGAAGCCAGAGACCGGCTCCCACTGTACGGAACCGTCGATTGCCCAACGGGACAGGTCGGTTGCGCCGTTCGGCTGATCGATGTCCATGTAAGAACCGTCGAGAGCAAGACCGATCGTGGAAGTTGCCTGGATGTAAGCACCAGCCGACAGGGAGTAGCCGGTGGAGGTGCCGCTGGTCGGGCCGTAATCGGAGACTGCTACGCCGCCAACGGTGCTGCCTGCGCCGATGTAGGACAGAGCGCCGTCTGCGTAGAAGCCCTGGAAGAAGATGTTGGAGCCCGGGGAAGCCATCGGGATGTTGACAGCAACACCACCGCCGATTGCCCAACCGAGGGAATCGTCAGCACCGTTGTTGGTTGCGCCGGTCTGGTGTGCGTTTGCACGATCCGGGTAAACCTGGTGCAGAGCACCGGACAGCTGTGCAGAACCCCAGCCCTGGGAAACGCCGAGAGCAGCGACCAGGTCCGGTGCACGAGTGCCGCCGTAGGTGCCAACTTCACGATGCGAACGATCTTCCAGAGCGATCGTAGCGGAGAAGCCGTTGCCGAAAGCTGCGGTGTAAGCGATCTGGTTGACCGTCTGGTCGGACCAGTTACGGCTAACAACACCCATGAAGGTCTGACCGGTGAAGATGTCGAAGTTCGAGGTCAGAAGACCTGCGGTCAGGCCGCCCCACTGGATGTAGGCGTTATCGAGGCTGGCAGAGTTCGCACCGTTAGTGACGGTGGAGTACATGGAGACGTATGCACGCAGGGTACCGAATTCGGTTGCAGTGCGAGCGTCCAGGTACAGGTAGCCGCGAGACAGCCAGGAGTAGCCGTCAGAATCACGGTTGCCCCAAGCGCCGTTGTCCAGCGTGTTGTTGACGATTACCTGGGTACGAACACGGCCGCCAACGCGGAGGCAGGTTTCGGTGCCCGGGATGTAGTAGAAGCGTGCGCCGTAAGCGTCACAGACGCGAACGTAATCAACCGGCTCCGGAGCAACCGGAAGATCGGCTGCCTGTGCGGTGGTGGCAGCAGCAGCAGCTGCAGCGCCGAGCATCAAGCTCTTGAGTTTCATATCTGACCTCCAAAAGTCAATTTTCATTGGAACCGAACCTGACCCTCAAGGACCTGGCGGGCTCCATCCCCGCGATTTCGTACAAAAACAATTCAGTCGAAAAAGTCCGAACTATTTTTTCTGGCGATTACTCGCCGTCGCAGGGCTTAAGAACCAAACTCGAGTTGGCACAGCAAGTCCAAACTGCTGACTGGCAGCACTGTCAGGCAGCTGTGTGTTTTTTCTGCAACATGCTGTTTTGCAACCAGTTTTCCATTACCCAAGGGAACCATCAAACAAAAATTCGCGGAAAATCCCGGGAAAATCACTATTTCGCGATGAGACACCCCAACCCCATCCCTCCGAAACACAACACAGAAAAACAAAGAACTTCTATCTAAAAAGATAATACTCAATCAAAAAATAGATCATACTTCTAAAATAGAATATACATGTCTTTCTTATTTAAGATATTTTCTTAATTTATACTTTATTAACACCTGAAAACAAGTTCAATGGAGAATTTGAACACCCTTCCCTTAAGGAAAATACGACACCACTCAGACGAGTAGAGAAAATCCGCTAAAACCTCGCCAAGGTAGGTGTTTCTTGTCTTCCACATACTTTGTCGCGGGATTCGATGCTGAAAGATTCGCCCCACGGCGATGAAAACCGCATGTTTTTCGGAAGATTCGCTCATTCCATGCGAACTCTCGCAAAACAAGCGGATGCGCAGGCGGGGCGTGTCGATCCGCATCTTTGATGCAGACCGGTCGGCAGGCCTTTATGTGATGCCGACAATGAAAGGGTTCGATTTGGAGCGCTGTTGTGCGATTAGCGCAAGAGTACCGTTATTCCTGCACTGTTGCCGTTGGCATCGAGCACCGTCACATCCGCAAAACCAGGCGTGTCCGGCTGCCAGACAAGTTGCCTTTCCCGCTGCCCTGTGTGGAGGGGGCGTCCGTTGACAAGGAAGGAGAACGGCCCTGCACCGCCCTTGAACTTGACGACCAGAGGCTGCGCCGACTGTTCCAACGAACTGTCCCGTGCGAACCCAAGATCCAGCTCGGCTCCGTCCGGCGGATAGGATATCTGCAAGGTGTCACCCGTGCGAACCGTGCCGCGGTTTTGTGGCAAGCGGGCAAAGCGAAGCGGTTCGGGAACCTGTTGCCCGGCGACACTCATGGCTTCCGCCGGACCGTCCGGAAGCGGAACCCTGTCGGGTCCCAGTATCTGAAACGCCTCGAAGAGAATAGGTACGGCGACCGAAGCTCCCGTCGCCCCGGGCACTGGCGTGCCATCCGGGCGCCCCGACCAGATCGCCACCACATGATGACCGTCATAACCGACAGCCCAAGCGTCACGATAGCCGTAGGCTGTGCCCGTCTTGTAGGCGACGTGGTGTGTTTCTGCACTTTGCGGCTGCGGCAATCCGGAAAGAATATCGCCCACCATCCAGGAGGCCTTTTCCGAAAGGACACGGGCTGAAGACACCGGCGCCGTACCCTCTTCGCAGTCTTTGCGGCACACGGACAGGGCTACCGGTTCGCCACCTCGAGCCATTGCGGCGTAGGCCTGGGTCAGGTCCCGCAAGGTCATGCCGAGACCGCCAAGGCTGATGGCAAGCCCCGGTGCGATGCCTTTCTCCATGACGGGATTGGCACCGGCACGTTTCAGTCGGGCAATCAGCCGTGCCGGCCCGACCGCTTCCAGCAACTTCACGGCCGGTGTATTGAGCGACAACTGAAGGGCTTCGCGCAGGGTGACCGTGCCCTGGTAGGACTGGTCGAAGTTCGTCGGCTGGTAGCCACCAATGTTGGTCGCCCGGTCTTCAATGAAACTTTCCGGCAGACCGACACCTTCTTCAAAGGCAAGGCCATAGATGAACGGCTTCAGCGTTGATCCGGGCGAACGTGTGGCGCGGGTCATGTCGACATGCCCCTGGCGGCGCGTGTCCAGAAGGTTCGGCGCGCCAACGCTTGCCAGAATTTCTCCGCTCTGGTGATCGGCGACCAGAATGGCCAGGGAAACTGGCGATGGCATCGTCTCGCTCTTCCGTCTCGCCAGGGATTCGATCGCACGCTGAAGCTCAAGGTCGATCGTCAGCCGGTGGACAGGCAAGAGAGGCGCATCGGCACGCGCCTGCCGGCTTTCGTGCGGCGCCAGGAATGGCATTGCATAACGTATCGTCCGGACCGGTTCATTCGCAGCCGACGCCGCATCCTCTTTGCCGAGGACACCAGCCACTGCTGCGCGGTGCAAGACACGGTTGCGGGCCTTGCGCGCCTGCTCTGGAAAACGGTCCGGCCGCCGCGCCTCCGGGCTTTGCGGCAATGCCACCAGCAGCGCAGCTTCCGCCGGCGTGAGACGCCCAGGTTCCTTGCCGAACCAGGTAAGGCTTGCCGCCCGAACCCCCTCCAGGTTGCCGCCAAACGGCGCCCTGAGAGCATAAAGCCGCAAGATATCTTCTTTCGAAAACTCCGCTTCCAGCTGAACGGCCCTGAGTAGCTGCTCGTATTTACGCTCAAGCGACTTCGTCGGCTGCTCTTCCAGCAACCGCGCAACCTGCATGGTCAGCGTAGAACCGCCGGAAACTATGCGGCCGTTCCTGAGACTTTGCAGGGCAGAGCGAGCAAGCGCCAGCGCGTCAAACCCGCCGTGTTCGTAAAACCGCTTGTCCTCGAACGCCAGCAGCATCCGGAAATAAAGCGGATCTATTTCTGGCAATTCCACCGGCAAGCGCCATTTGTCGTCCTGGCTGGTGAAAGCCCGCAGAAGGCGGTCGTTCCGGTCCAGAACGACGACAGACAGAGGCAGGTCGCCGACACGGGGCGGCGCGGACAGCGACGCATAGTCATGCCCGACCTTTGTAATCAGGCAGACAGACAGCGCGGCGGCACCAAGACCGGCGGCAGCGAACCACCGCCGGATCATGAGCCAATTCCGCCGCGCCAACGTTTTCATCGTACGGTCGCCTTACCGTGTCGGGCCGAGAACAACCAACCTGCCGGTTGCCGTGATGGCGCGACGGTCCGGACGATACATATCCTCTACCGACGCCGGCGGGTGCGAATAGTCGCCCGGGGTTGCAGCCCTTGCAAGATAGGCAAAGGTCAGTTCCTTGCTGCTCCAACGGGTCTGGTCCACGGCCACTTCGAAACGGTCCCTGTAGAACGCCGAATATTCCGGCTGATCAACCGTATCGAGGAACGACAGGCCACCGATATCGCCGGAACGCACAAGCCGCGGATTGTCGATCACCAGGCCGGCAGGCAGGCGGTCAACGACCATCAACCGGCCCGGATGATCCGTCAGGGCCCGTACTGTGACGACCACAGCAAGCCGGGTGTTGACCGGAACCGCGGCCGGATCGATCGGATTGCCGTCAAGGTCGTAGACCGTGCGTTCAACCGCATAGTCCTTGCCACCTGCGGGCTCGGGAACCAGCGGCTGGCCCGCCACCGAAACAAGAAGCTCCGTTCCAGCGTCACCGTTGTTCTTCACCTCCACCGGGAAGTCGGCAACCTCGCGGCCAGCCAGCGACCAGGCGAGCCGTCCGGGCGTTACTTCACCACGAACGGAGATCCGGGCGTCTTGCGCGGATTCGTTGAGCGCATTCGCTGCCAGGAGCATCCAGGCCATATCCTGTGTCGACCGGTATGGCTTGTTGGCCTGGGCAGTTTTCAGGAAGTCGATGGCTTCCGTCTTCAGACTGTCTTCCATGGACGCCGAAACGACATAGTCCGTCACGCCCGCGCTGTCGCGCAGGACGGAGCCGTAGTCGTCGCGATAGTACTTCGGAGCCTCCTTCGGCAGAGCGGCAAGAGCCGCCCGGAAACCGGTGGCCGCCCGGTCACGCTCGCCATAAAGGGCAAGCCCGGCAGCAACCTGTGCCTTGGCAAGCGGTGTTGCGAAGTTCTGCAGCTTGGCATCCAGGTAGTAGCGAAGATCGCCCATGGAGGCGCGGCCGTTGCGGGCCAGCACGTAGAGCGCATAGGCGATGTCTTCGCCGCCATCCTGGAAGTCGGAGGAATAGGCCAACCTGTTTTCCAGATTGTCCAGTGCCGAAGTGAACGCAAGATCAGGCACCAGATATCCCTTTTCGCGTGCACGGGTCAGGAAGTCGGTGACATAGGCATCCAACCAGGTATCACCGCCGCCATAGCTGTTCCAGAGACCGAAATCGCCGGAAGAGGACTGGTTCGACAGGATCTTGGCAATGGCCTTGACCACCCGTTCCCGAATGGCACTATCGCCACCAAGCCCCGCAGCCTCGGCAACTTCACTGAGGTAAAGCAGCGGCAAGGCACGACTGGTCGTCTGCTCGGTGCAGCCATAAGGATAGCGGTCAAGTGCCGCCAGCAGGCCGGCGACATCGATGCTTGCTGCACCACCGGCAGACAAGGTGATGTCAACCGTATCCGCCCGCAGGCCGTCGAAGGTGTCCGCATCCAGCGAGAGGCTGTCTCCGGATGCCAGTGAGAAGCTGGACTGACGGACAACTTCAGGCTGGGTATCTTCAACCTCGAGGCTGAAACGCTTGACGAAAACTTCGCCCTGCGGCCCGGTCAGCGACGCCACGACTTCCGACTTCGTCAGCATGTCTTCTGCCGAAACCGAAAGCAGCACCAGGGCTTTCTTGCCGTTTTCCAGATCCAGCGTACGCGACTGATCCGTGCTGCCGCCTTCCAGTCGAAGGCCGTCAGCGACCGAGACTTCGAGCGCATAAGAACCGGAAGGGCCATCGACGTTGTCGATTTCCAGGGAAATTCGCGACTGGTCTCCCGGTGCAAGGAAGGCGGGTGCGCTTGCCGTCATCACGACTGGTGAACGCACTTCCACTTCCTGGTCGGCATGACCGACGCCATCCTTTGTCCAGGCAACCACCATCAGTTTGACGGCGCCGTTGAAGGCCGGGATATCGAAGGAGACAGTTGCTTCGCCAGTATCGCCCACGGTTACAAGTCCCGAGAACAGGGCAAGCGGTTCTTCATCCGGCGGAGGTGCATCGAGCCGCATGCCTGCGGCATCTCCTCCGGAACGGACGCGCCCGCGGGTTCCAGCCATCCGGTCGATCAACTGGCCGTAAAGATCACGGAAGTCGGTGCCGAGACGCCGCTGGCCGAAGTACCATTTCTCCGGATCCGGTGTCTTGAAGCCGGTCAGGTTCAAAATGCCGACGTCAACCGCGGCAATCGTCAGATACGCCTGGTCTCCTGCTTTCAGGTTCGCGAGTTTCACCGGAACGTCCAGTGTCGTCTCGGGCAGGATCCGGTCAGGCGCAGACAACTGCACGTCAAGCGCCCGGTCACCCGGGTCGACCTGCAGCCAGGACAGACCGACTGCCCGTGACGGCATTCGCTTCTGGTCCAGGTCCATCGGTCGGTAGAGGCTGGCCGTGATATAGGCCCCTGCCCCCCAATCGTCGCTGACAGGAATCTCGACCTCGGTTTCCTCGGCAGTCACTTCAACGGTCTTGCTGGCCAGCAATCCGCCGGAAACAACATTGACCACGGCAATACCGGCTATCTGCGGCTTGAGGCGCAGCTTGGCGGTGTCGCCGGGC includes these proteins:
- a CDS encoding porin; translation: MKLKSLMLGAAAAAAATTAQAADLPVAPEPVDYVRVCDAYGARFYYIPGTETCLRVGGRVRTQVIVNNTLDNGAWGNRDSDGYSWLSRGYLYLDARTATEFGTLRAYVSMYSTVTNAVNSASLDNAYIQWGGLTAGLLTSNFDIFTGQTFMGVVSRNWSDQTVNQIAYTAAFGNGFSATIALEDRSHREVGTYGGTRAPDLVAALGVSQGWGSAQLSGALHQVYPDRANAHQTGATNNGADDSFGWAIGGGVAVNIPMASPGSNIFFQGFYADGALSYIGAGSTVGGVAVSDYGPTSGTSTGYSLSAGAYIQATSTIGLALDGSYMDIDQPNGATDLSRWAIDGSVQWEPVSGFVMGADVGYANTDPDNASDVDELLFGVRMQRTF
- a CDS encoding porin, producing the protein MKLKSLMLGAAAAAAATTAQAADLPVAPEPVDYVRVCDAYGARFYYIPGTETCLRVGGRVRTQVIVNNTLDNGAWGNRDSDGYSWLSRGYLYLDARTATEFGTLRAYVSMYSTVTNGANSASLDNAYIQWGGLTAGLLTSNFDIFTGQTFMGVVSRNWSDQTVNQIAYTAAFGNGFSATIALEDRSHREVGTYGGTRAPDLVAALGVSQGWGSAQLSGALHQVYPDRANAHQTGATNNGADDSLGWAIGGGVAVNIPMASPGSNIFFQGFYADGALSYIGAGSTVGGVAVSDYGPTSGTSTGYSLSAGAYIQATSTIGLALDGSYMDIDQPNGATDLSRWAIDGSVQWEPVSGFVMGADVGYANTDPDNASDVDELLFGVRMQRTF
- the pbpC gene encoding penicillin-binding protein 1C, coding for MIRRWFAAAGLGAAALSVCLITKVGHDYASLSAPPRVGDLPLSVVVLDRNDRLLRAFTSQDDKWRLPVELPEIDPLYFRMLLAFEDKRFYEHGGFDALALARSALQSLRNGRIVSGGSTLTMQVARLLEEQPTKSLERKYEQLLRAVQLEAEFSKEDILRLYALRAPFGGNLEGVRAASLTWFGKEPGRLTPAEAALLVALPQSPEARRPDRFPEQARKARNRVLHRAAVAGVLGKEDAASAANEPVRTIRYAMPFLAPHESRQARADAPLLPVHRLTIDLELQRAIESLARRKSETMPSPVSLAILVADHQSGEILASVGAPNLLDTRRQGHVDMTRATRSPGSTLKPFIYGLAFEEGVGLPESFIEDRATNIGGYQPTNFDQSYQGTVTLREALQLSLNTPAVKLLEAVGPARLIARLKRAGANPVMEKGIAPGLAISLGGLGMTLRDLTQAYAAMARGGEPVALSVCRKDCEEGTAPVSSARVLSEKASWMVGDILSGLPQPQSAETHHVAYKTGTAYGYRDAWAVGYDGHHVVAIWSGRPDGTPVPGATGASVAVPILFEAFQILGPDRVPLPDGPAEAMSVAGQQVPEPLRFARLPQNRGTVRTGDTLQISYPPDGAELDLGFARDSSLEQSAQPLVVKFKGGAGPFSFLVNGRPLHTGQRERQLVWQPDTPGFADVTVLDANGNSAGITVLLR